The Xenopus laevis strain J_2021 chromosome 5L, Xenopus_laevis_v10.1, whole genome shotgun sequence genome has a segment encoding these proteins:
- the LOC121393750 gene encoding CD109 antigen-like gives MVLWEVPFLSGFELDPVGIGLNGSFKLVEIKDEKVFLYFDSMNRNEICVVVPMVRTSLVAGSQAAAIKIYDYYNPGIYTMRTYNSEKLNKVTVCAFCELNCNACISNVMMPMTSSTTIPPKNSLSTTTAKPLVSSATASTLAMLGFCVSCMWNLLWKLYLAYIFA, from the exons ATGGTTCTTTGGGAGGTTCCCTTTCTTAGTGGATTCGAATTGGACCCTGTTGGCATAGGTTTAAATGGGTCTTTTAAACTGGTGGAGATAAAAGATGAGAAAGTGTTCCTGTACTTTGACTCT atgaacaGAAATGAGATTTGTGTAGTTGTTCCCATGGTTCGTACATCATTGGTAGCAGGTTCCCAAGCAGCAGCAATCAAAATCTATGATTATTATAATCCAG GAATCTATACAATGAGAACGTATAATTCAGAGAAACTGAATAAAGTCACAGTTTGTGCATTTTGTGAACTGAATTGCAATGCTTGTATATCCAATGTAATGATGCCTATGACTAGCAGTACCACTATACCACCTAAAAACAGCCTCAGTACAACAACTGCAAAGCCTTTAGTTAGTAGCGCTACTGCATCAACTCTTGCCATGCTTGGGTTCTGTGTGAGCTGCATGTGGAATCTTCTCTGGAAATTATATTTAGCttacatttttgcttaa